From the genome of Oxyura jamaicensis isolate SHBP4307 breed ruddy duck chromosome 2, BPBGC_Ojam_1.0, whole genome shotgun sequence:
GCGCGCCGAGCACAGCAGCCAGCTTTCGTTTCCCCAAATCACACGCGTGGGTGCAGACCCCCCGAGCATCGCTTTGCCGCCGAGCGCTCGCAGCCTGCCCTGGCCCGTGAAAGTTGGCTCGCCTTCCTCCGAGGGGAGGCTGGATAAAGCCACCAGTGTTTTCCGGAGCCTTTTCCGCCAAGAAAAACTATCCCTCACCTCCTTTCCCGCGGCTTTCACTGAATCAGCCCCATTTCTCCCCCCGGCCCTTATCCTTCCACACGTCGTccagcttttttcccctccgcTCCGGCACCCTGCACCCATCCCCACCGCCACGTAGGAAGCAGCAGCCGGAGCCGGGCTGGAAATTCTCCAGGAAATGACCCATTTCCTGCAGGACAATGACCCTGCAGTGGTGTCCGGCCACCCTCAGCCACACAAAGCCCTTTCCGGAGCCGAAAGGCTCAGCCTCACTCTGCCCGGGAGCAATGCCCGTGGGAAGAGGGATGGGTTCGAGTGTCAGAATCGATACCCGAATATTAGTATTCTGCTCCCACCACCAGACGTGTCCGGGGGGATGGAGATCCCCCCCTTGGTGGCGTGGTGGGGAGGAAGACCACGGTCCGGAAACCCGGCCCTCCTGCCGCCGGCCGGGCTTTATATAGCGAGATAATGAGAGAGCAGCACGGCAGGAAAGAAACGCCCTGCGGTCCGGGCTGCAAATTGCCACCTTTGGGCAGACGTCTTCTATTAAAAGATGAGCTCAGCCTGGCCCGGAGCTGGCTTTGTCTCGAAGAGGGGAAGGTGGCTTGGAGGGCTGGGACGGGAAAGGCTGAGATCGGAGGACGCGTGGCACCCGCAGAGCTGGGAAACTGGTGGTGAGCAGCACTGTGGGGACACCCCTTCCTGGGGACACAGGGCCCTGGAGGACACACGGTGGTGTGGTGCCATCACACACCAGGGGCAGTGCGGCAGGGACACCCCTTCCTGGGGACACAGGGCCCCGGAGGACACGTGGACGCAGCACCAACAGGCGGTGCCACCAGGATGTCCTCCCATTCTGGGGACACGTCTCCCTGAAGGGCACGTGGCACCCACGGTGCCATCACACTAGTGGACACGTCACTGCAGGGCTGCGGGGACATGTCTCCCTTGGGGGACACACAGCCACAGCACCCACAGTGCCATCACAGCCCCGTGGGATGTCCTGTCCTGGGGACAAGGTTCCCCAGAAGAGACGTGGTCTCCACGCATTCCCACCTCCCACAGCCACCCCAAGCCCCGCGCGTGGCTCCGCGGTGGCAGGGCGGCAGGGGACAGTCCCGTGTCCCTCTGTCCCCGCAGTCGACATTCGGGAGATCAAGGAGATCCGCCTGGGGAAGAACTCACGGGACTTTGAACGCTACCCCGAAGACGCCCGTAAGCTCGACTTCACCATGTGCTTCATCATCCTCTACGGGATGGACTTCAGGCTGCGGACGCTCAGCGTGGCCGGTGCGTGGTCCCCGCTCACCCCGGCCATCCTGGGGGTGCCGTCCCCCAGCCCAGCATCCCATCTCCCCCATCCCGGCTTCACcatcctctcctcttcctcctccagctttcTGTGAGGAGGACATCAACCTGTGGATAACGGGCCTCAACTGGCTGGTGGCGGACACCCAGAAAGCCCAGACCCCGCTGCAGATCGAGAGGTGAGGAGGGAAGGTCGGTCCCGTTTCTTGGGTCCCCTGCCCTGGGTTCGGTCCCCCCAGGCTGAGCGCTGCCCGTCTGTCCTTCCCTTTCGCCCAGGTGGCTGCGGAAACAGTTTGATGGGATGGACCGGTCGCGGGAAGGCAGGTGAGCACCGCGTGGGGAAGCGGACGACGGTCTCGGCATGCAGTGGCCAAAACGTCCCCATCCTTCTCCAAGGGGCAAAAGTCTGGGAAATGCCAAAATGCCGCAGGGCCCTGGCCTCACACTGCACACCGAAAGGCTTTGCTGGCCTTGGACGGGGCCGTATCCTCCCAGCTGCGCCCCAAATctggaggctgggagcaggggatgTGGGGCGAGGCAGGGTGGGTTTATTTGGGGTGCTCAGAGGCACCTGAAAACAGAATCTGGAGTGCAGGTCCCTTCCTTGCTACTGTAGGGACCGCTGGGATCCAAACGTCCCCatgcctgctgcagagccaggaggggaTGGGCCATTAACGCACCCATAAACATCGtatatagtaaaaataaaataaaataaaataaacagacaaaaactACAAAGCAAGGGAATGTGGACTTAATTATGAAGAGGGGGATAGGGATAATTATGGTATCCAGATGTGACAGATGCCCAGCAGCAGTGTCCCCGTCCCCGAGCCTCCGCTCAGGGCTCTCACGCTCACACCAGAACCCTctaaattataaagaaaaagggcaaaaatgcttctttctaAAAAATTAGAGAGCACTGTGCCCTTGTAGGGATCCATAGCCTGGCAGAGTGGGAGCCCCAAGCCAGAaccagggctggtgctgggatCTGGGGTCAGCCTGGGGGCTCCATCCTCTGTGGGGGTCCCCTGGGGTCCCGGTGGCTCCGGTCGGTGCCCTGACACCGGCTCGCCCTCCTGCAGCATCACGGTGAAGGACCTGAAGGCCATGCTGCCCCAGGTGAACTACCGCGTGCCCAACATGAGGTTCCTGAGGGACAAGCTCGTGGTAAGGCCCCCAGCtttgtggggagctgggcttcgagtccctgcagcagggccggAGCCGGCCCCGCTATCCCTGGACGTCCCTACACCAGCCCCACTCTCTCACACCCTGCCCCACAGGAGGTGGAAGCCAGGAACGAGATGACCTTCTCCCACTTCATCCAGTTCTACAAAAACCTGATGTTCGACGCGCAGAAGTCGGTAAGAGCCGCGATCCGTCCTCCCGAGCATCCACGCCTCGCAGCGCGTCCCCGGCCGTCTCAGCCCCGTTCCCCTTTGCCTTGCAGGTCATCGAGCAGCTGGAGCTCTCCTTCCCCCTGCGGTGAGTACCAGGAGCCCCACGGCTCCCATCCAGCCCCGCCACCAAAGGTGGGAGCCATCAAATGGGCAATGTGGGGCAGAGCCCGGGGAGAGCAGAGGGCCGGGCCAATGCTCCTTGCTGCTCCAGGGATGCAGCGATGGAGTGTGCTGCCTGCTTCCCCACATCCTTGAGCTGGTGCTGGGTGCCCACCTCACCGCCGGACAGCTCAGGCTGTCCCTGGGCTGCTCTTTCCCAAGcccctttcccagctgctgctgtgggcaggagccAGGGACATCAGGGGCTGAGCCGTGGGTGGGCAGCAGtgggctctgccccagctcctgcacccaGTTCCCTTAACAGCCCCTCTGTGCCCCAGGAACGTGGACCGCCCCGAGCTCTGCCAGGTCTCCCTCTATGACTTCCAGAAGTTCCTGCTGCACGACCAGAAGGTTGGTTGCCCTTTGAGACCCCTCGGGGACTCCTCTCGGTCCCAGTCTTGAGGATTCCCATGGGATGCCCCAGCCCGGCTGTTGCACCGCCGTGGCTCCCCCCGTAACGGCAGCCGTGTTTGCACCCCAGGAGCCCTGGGCCAGCGACGTGGGCATGGTGCGGGACTACATGTGCTCCTACCTCAAGGATGGCTCCAGCGACGCAGCAGACCCCTCCTTCCAGCTGGATGAGGTGCGTGGCCCCGTGCAGCACCTGCCTGGGGAGACCTCCTCATCCCCAGCGAGCCCTGACCTctctgcttccccccccccccagttcctCACCTACCTCTTCTCCAAGGAGAACATGGTGATGGACCCCAAGTACGAGCGCGTGGTGCCCGAGGAGATGAACCACCCTCTGTCCCAGTACTGGATCTCCTCCTCCCATAACACGTAAGGATGGGGTGGGCTCACCTCAGGGACCCCCACGAGCATCCCCTCCTGaccagggcagccccagctgctgagcaTCCCTCTCGCTCCTCCGCAGGTACCTGACGGGGGACCAGTTCTCCAGCGAGTCCTCCCTGGAGGCGTACGCCCGCTGCCTGCGCATGGGCTGCCGCTGCATCGAGTGTAAGTCCCACCcgcacccccagcaccctgcagtgATGCAGAGCCCCCCCAGGACCCTACGTTGCATCAGATGGACCATCCCCTGCACCCATCCCATGGcaaaggggagaggggagccTTGCAGTGTCATTTGGGGTCCCAAAAATGTTGTTCTGGTGCACAGTCGGTGGCCAGCATGCATTAACCAAGGTGTCTCCCTCTTCAGTGGACTGCTGGGATGGCCCGGATGATCTCCCCATCATCTACCATGGCCACACGCTCACCTCCAAGATCAAGTTCCTGGATGTGCTGCACACCATCAAGGAGCACGCATTTGTCACATCCGAGTAAGATGTGGCTCCCCCAAGACAGACCAATTTTGGGCTGGGCAGGCTCAAATTCCCCCTCTCCTTCATCTTCATCCCAAGCCACCTTTCCCACCTTCTAGGTTCCCCATCATCCTCTCCATTGAAGACCACTGCAGCATCGTCCAGCAGAGGAACATGGCTTCCCACTTCAAGAAGGTCTTTGGGGACATGCTGCTCACCAAGCCAGTTGACATCAACGCTGATGAGCTGCCCTCACCCACCCAGCTCAAGAAGAAGATCCTAATCAAGGTTGGAGCTAGACACCGCCCCAAAGCCCTTCTTTGCAGGAGGGACAAGGATTGCACTGGGATGGGAGGGACAGCCCTAAATCTTGGGGCTTAGAAGCAATCTCTCTCCATGCACAGGCGGTGGGATGTGAGGGTTCTGAGACATCTGCGGGGAGTGGGAGGCGGTGGTGACGGTGACCTGTGGATACTTAGGGCTGGGATCTCAGCATGACGGGGACACCAAGCCCCCTGCTGAGTTCCCATTCCcgggctgtccccagcacaaAAAACTGGTCGAAGGGAACCTGTATGAGGAGGTCTCCACTGCCAGTTACTCAGAGAATGACATCAGCAACTCCATCAAGAACGGCATCCTCTACCTCGAAGACCCCATCGACCACGTAAGTGTCTCTGCCGTTGATGgccaggggcagagcaggaccTGGCAGATGGGGATGCCCTAGCAGGGGAGAGCACCAGGCTTTGGGGTGGGCATGGGGTACGGGTGCAATGCCACGTGGAGGGATGCAAGGCAGAAACGAGGGTCTCAAAGCCCTGTGCCTCCATGCCACCATCCTTCCTGCCTTGGTGATGctctttctccctcccagaCCTGGAGCCCGCATTATTTTGTCCTGACGAGCAACAAGATCTACTACTCAGAGGAGACGTCCCGCTACCAGTTCAacgaggacgaggaggaggtGGAGCAGAAAGAGGTGCGTGGGGGGCAGGATTTCAACAAGAATGAGGAGAGGGTGGCAATACCTTAGTCAATGATGTCTGTTCAAGAGGACGCTGACCCTGGGGTGTCTCTGGTCTCTGTGCGGACTTGCAGGAGTTCAACAACAACGAGCTGCACTTCACGGAGAAGTGGTTCCATGGCAAGCTGGGAGGTGGCCGCGATGGGCGGCAGATCGCCGAGAAGCTGCTGCATGAGTACTGCACCGAGACGGGTGGCAAGGATGGCACCTTCCTGGTGCGCGAAAGCGAGACCTTCGTGGGCGACTACACCCTCTCCTTCTGGTAGGAGGCCTGGTCTGGTCCCCATGGGGTGGAAAGCAGGATCACACCTTCCCCGAGCCACCAAGAATCTGGTGGCTGCCTCCAGCAGGCTCCAGTTTGGAGGCAGAAATGAGTTTTGAGGGAAAAGCCACCTTTTCGATCATGGTGGTGCCCTGACCCAGACTAGCCCCAAGCACAACATGGCATGGTCATGGATTTAAATTGACTCGCTCCCATCTTGTCCCCACGCGGCAGGAGATCGAACCGCGTGCAGCACTGCCGGATCCACTCACGGCAGGAGGCTGGTGCCACCAAGTTCTACCTGACGGACAACCTGGTCTTTGACAGCCTCTACAGCCTCATCTGCCACTACCGTGAGGTGCCACTCCGCTGCAACGAGTTCGAGATGCGCCTCACTGACCCTGTGCCCCAGCCCAACGCCCATGAGAGCAAAGAGTGAGGGTGAAACCTGGCCTCCTGGTCCCTTGGGTCCACCATCCTCTTCCACCACTTGTCCCACCTTTGGGTCCACNNNNNNNNNNTTGGGTCCACCATCCTCTTCCACCACTTGTCCCACCTTTGGGTCCACCATCCTCTTCCACCACTTGTCCCACCCTTGGGTCCACCATCCTCCTCCACCACTTGTCCCACCCTTGGGTCCACCatctttttccatctcttgCCCTGCCTTGGGTCCACCATCTTCATTCCTCCCTGTGCTGGCCCTGATACAGCTGGTGTCAGATCTGGGGTGCTCCCTGGGATGCGGGGATGCTGTTTCCAGCCCACTGCCTCCTTCTTGTTCCTGCCCAGGTGGTATCATGCCAGCCTGACGCGCCTGCAGGCTGAGCACATGCTGATGCGAGTCCCGCGGGATGGAGCCTTCCTGGTGCGCAAGCGCAGCGAGCCCAACTCCTACGCCATCTCCTTCCGGTGAGTGCAGCCACCCTGGCACTGGGGAGCACTGGGCCCCCAGTACCGGCAGGACCTGAGCACACTGGGGAGAGCCCAGCACAGGGTCCTGAGGGACAGCAGGGCCTGgagcccccctgccatgaggAGAGACCCCGAGAGTTGGGGCTGCTCGGCctggtgaggaggaggaggctccgGGAGAGCTCCCCCAAATCCCTGCGGCCCTACAGGGAGGTGCGAGAGgccagggctgggctctgctcagggGGGCCCTGGGCCAGCCGCGGAGGCTGtgggcccagcctggagcccaggAAGCTCCTCCTGGCCCCCAGGCAGAACTGCTGGGATGGGCGGGTGCCAGAGCCCTGGCACTGGgaccaggggctgggggctcctctTTGGGGGCTCCCCGAACCCACCAGGCCTTGGGGCTGGTCACCCTGCTGTGGTGGGGGTTGACCTGATGGCCCTGAGGTGCCTCCAACCTTCCCCATTCTGTGCTTCTGGGGGGGATACTACGTCTGCGTGCTGCTCTCATGGGTGGGACACCCTGGCTGCGGTGATGGTGAAGCCACGTCCTCAGAGCTGTCACACCAGCAGCATCCCACACTCATTTACCTCCTGCCCGTCCCCCCTCGTTGAGCTGGGGTCTGGCCACCCCTCATGGCTCCCCGCGGCTCTCTTGGCCTCAGGGCGGAGGGGAAGATCAAGCACTGCCGCATCCAGCAGGAGGGCCGGCTCTTCATGCTGGGCAGCTCGGCCGAGTTCGAGAGCCTCGTGGACCTTGTCAGCTACTACGAGAAGCACCCGCTGTACCGTAAGATGAAGCTGCGCTACCCCATCAACGAGGAGACCCTGGAGAAGATGGGCACCACCGTGAGTGCTCCCAGTGGTGGGGACAACGGGAACGGGGGCTCTGTGCCATGCAATCCATCCCCATCTCCATCAAGGTGGGAAGATCTCCAGTCTCTGGGACAACAAAGGAGATTTGCCCAAAGTCCAACCCAAACCAGCCAAGTTGGAATCTACTGCCATGGCCCTTGGCTATGGCCGGTCATCTGTGCCAAACATAAGTCCCATTTGATGAGTTTTAAGGGGATATTGGGTCCTTGTCAGCCTCCTCTCAGCCACACATGGTGGCCCAGCTTCATAAGTGTTCCCTCAGTGTCCCCACAGCCAGGTGACCTGCCTTGATGTCTCTCCTTGCAGGAGCTGGACTACGGAGCTCTGTACGAGGTGCGGACACCCCACTTCTACGTGGAGGCCAACAAGATGCCGATGGCCAGGGTAAGAGGTTGAGATGGTGTCCCCAGGAGGTGCAGGGTGGTGGGACATGGTGATTCTGGTGCTGGGGCTCCTGGAGGGTTCCCCCACCACGTCCTCCACCATGAACCTGAGAAGCTGtgatgttttgttgtgtttctctGCCCCTTGAGCAATGCTGGAGCTGGTGGGAACCTTCCCACCTCCCCATCACTTGGGGACAATCTGAGCTCCAGCATCACAGTGGGGAGGGGTCACGTCTGGAAGCCAAGCCAGGAATCTAGCAAAAGTTTGCCCCAACAGCAAGGAAGCCTTGATGGGACCCTTTGCACTGGGGAGAACCCAAAAAGAGAAGCTTTAGGGTCATTTCCCAGTTGGTGCactctccatccttggaggtcttcaGAACAAGGCTGACCCTGCAGGAGCCCTGAGGTCCCTTCCCTGTGACCCTACAACCTCATGgtccagcactgctgtgctttcAAAGTCCTTTTGCAGCAAAGCAGCTCTCAGGCTAAGATCAGACACGGGAAGACTTAACCCAAAGGGCCTTCTTCCAGGGTGTGTGGGAATGTCAGGGGACAAACCCCTCGAgtgaaacaggagaaaacattGGGAAGAGGAACGTGGTGGTTGCATGGGACCACGGGCACCTCTTGTCCTCTCTAACACGCCCCAGTTTTGGCATGGGCTTTTGGGGGACACTGTCCCCCATGGTCGGGCACCATGGGGTGCTAACCCTGGGTCACGAGAGCCCCCGTGCATCATTGTGGGGGCTGAGCAGGCGACGCTGCCCATCAGCACCCCCAAGATGGGCATCTCAGGCTGGGTGGTGACACGTGTGTCCCTCTCCCTGGTGGCCTAGTGCACGGTGAAGGCTCTTTACGACTACAAAGCGCAGCGGGAGGACGAGCTGTCGTTCTGCAAGCAGGCCATCATCCACAACGTCGACAAGCAGGACGGGGGCTGGTAAGGGCGGTCCAGTGCCCTGGGCAGCATCACGGTGGGCAGGGGCGGTGGGTTTTCCTGCGGGTCTTCCTGCGGTGGGTTTTAACAGCCTTCTTTTctgtcccccctccccttccttctccgACTGCTCCCCGACATCGCATGCGGCGTTAACACCCCTGTCCCCCCAGAATTTGTCCGCTTGCCTTGATCCTCTCACCCCTTGCAGGTGGCGGGGGGACTACGGGGGCAAGAAGCAACTGTGGTTCCCGGCCAACTACGTGGAGGAGATCGTCAGCACGCAGGCTCAGGAGCAGGATGAGGCTGTGAGTGTGATGTCCCCGTGTCACCTCCCTTCTCCAATGCACCCGGGACCAAAGCCACCTGAGATGCTTCCAGCCCAGACACTTATCTGGAGgccaggagatgctccaggcccaagccatgctgtgttttttgttgaCTTTTGCTCAGCTTTGACCAATTTGGAGGGCTGGGTGGAGGCTCAGCCACCACCtacctctcccttcctctcttgcAGTCATCAGAAAACAGCCCCCTGGGGAACTTCCTGAAGGGCTTCATCGACGTGCCATCCTGCCACGTAGGTGAGTGTCCCCACCACGTCCCCAATAAGCCCCTCCCAAGCTGGAGCTCAGCACCATGTGCTGAGGCTCTCCAAATTCATCACATGCATGGGGGTGGCTGGTGGTGAACCGCTTGCTGAtgggtgctggcagctctggcATGAGGCACAGCTGGCAAAAATGTCCAAccagggagaaggaagggcCTTATGCTGATTTCAGAGGGATTTGGCTGATTTTGGAAGGATTCAGAAAGATTCAGAGGTCTGGATGGTTTGAGGAGGATATTTACCCCTGTCTCAAAGGAAAATTCTTTTTGGAGTGAAAAGCTGAAACCATAAAAAGGGGCAAAAGAGACCATTTTCGGTCGCTGCTTTCACCTCCAGCATGTTTTCAGGGACTGACTACAATTTAATGGGTGTTTGGGTTTGCCTTTCCCACCTTCTGTTTCTCGTCGATTTGCAATTTTGGGGAGGACCCTCAAagagggtgctggggagggctggcGGGGGCCCAGGAGCAGGACCGCTGAGGTTTCATTTGCTCCACAGAGCCATCCGTTGGGAATGTCTTCAAGTAAAGCCCCCCCTCTGGTGTCCTTATAGTTATCTCCAAAGACGGGAGGAGCTCCAAACCATTTGTCTTCACCATCCATTCCCAGCAGATGTCCCACGCAGCCCAGTCGCTGGACGTGGCCGCGGACACGCAGGAGGAGCTCAGCGAGTGGGTGGCCAAGATCCGAGAGGCCACGCAGAACGCCGACGCCAGGGTGAGGGGCGCTGGGGTGAAGCCAGTGGGGGAGGACATCCTTGTCCCCAGGGGATGGACGCCAGGTGGTGGTGGATGTCCCCTTCCCATGGTGTTTGGACACCAACGGACGGACCACCCCCAGAAGTGGATGGTGGTGGATGTCCTGTCCCTTGATGGACAGACCGTGGTGGACAGATGATGGATGTACAATGGATGGTGGTGGACATCCCCATCCCCTGGTGGATGGCCCCCAGTATCCCTGCAGAGGAAGTGTTTCAGATCCTGTTTTCCCTCGTGCAGATGCAAGAGGGGAAGATCATGGAGCGGAGGAAGAAGATTGCCCTGGAGCTCTCCGAGCTGGTCGTGTATTGCCGCCCAGTGCCGTTTGATGAGGACAGTAAGTGCTGGGGAAAGGGGCTGATGGGATCAGGAGGGGAAGAGCTGGGTAGAGGGGAACTGAGTGGTCACAGGGCTCCCAGAGAACCCTACGTCCTCCTCTGATGGCCACCTTGGTGCTTTCAGAGATTGGCACGGACAAGGCGTGCTACCGGGACATGTCCTCCTTCCCGGAGACCAAGGCAGAGAAGTACGCCAACCGCAGCAAGGGCAAGAAGTTCCTGCAGTACAACCGGCGCCAGCTCAGCCGCATCTACCCCAAAGGGCAGCGCCTGGACTCCTCCAACTACGACCCGCTGCCCATGTGGATCTGCGGCAGCCAGCTGGTGGCCCTCAACTTCCAGACGCCCGGTAAACCATCCTCGTCACCACAGGACACcccaaaattcacatttctggTGGCTTAGCCACCGGTCCCGTGGTTGGAGGTGGTTTGGATGACCTCTCTAACCTTTGTCCCCACCTTGATGGGGATATCTCTTGGTTGTTTCATGCAAAATCCTTCTACCCCGGGTTGGGGGCTTTCAGCAGGGGGCTTGCCAAGGCTTAGGGACCTTCTGCCGGGGGACCCTAAGGGGTCCCTGAGCCCTGTGGCTCAGATCTACTCTGTCCCCTGGCCACAGACAAGCCGATGCAGCTGAACCAGGCGCTCTTCATGCTCGGCGGCCGCAGCGGCTACGTCCTACAACCCGACATCATGAGGGACGAAACATTCGACCCCTTTGACAAGAACAGCCTGAAGATCGTGGAGCCCATCACAGTGCAGCTGCAGGCAAGTGGGCAAGGATGGTGAGTCCGTT
Proteins encoded in this window:
- the LOC118163300 gene encoding 1-phosphatidylinositol 4,5-bisphosphate phosphodiesterase gamma-1-like isoform X1; this encodes MSVSRLNSVNGFLEDGRMEAGDMGRILRCLEMGTVLTLFYQKKSQRPERRTFQVKLETRQIIWSRTPEKVEGDIDIREIKEIRLGKNSRDFERYPEDARKLDFTMCFIILYGMDFRLRTLSVAAFCEEDINLWITGLNWLVADTQKAQTPLQIERWLRKQFDGMDRSREGSITVKDLKAMLPQVNYRVPNMRFLRDKLVEVEARNEMTFSHFIQFYKNLMFDAQKSVIEQLELSFPLRNVDRPELCQVSLYDFQKFLLHDQKEPWASDVGMVRDYMCSYLKDGSSDAADPSFQLDEFLTYLFSKENMVMDPKYERVVPEEMNHPLSQYWISSSHNTYLTGDQFSSESSLEAYARCLRMGCRCIELDCWDGPDDLPIIYHGHTLTSKIKFLDVLHTIKEHAFVTSEFPIILSIEDHCSIVQQRNMASHFKKVFGDMLLTKPVDINADELPSPTQLKKKILIKHKKLVEGNLYEEVSTASYSENDISNSIKNGILYLEDPIDHTWSPHYFVLTSNKIYYSEETSRYQFNEDEEEVEQKEEFNNNELHFTEKWFHGKLGGGRDGRQIAEKLLHEYCTETGGKDGTFLVRESETFVGDYTLSFWRSNRVQHCRIHSRQEAGATKFYLTDNLVFDSLYSLICHYREVPLRCNEFEMRLTDPVPQPNAHESKEWYHASLTRLQAEHMLMRVPRDGAFLVRKRSEPNSYAISFRAEGKIKHCRIQQEGRLFMLGSSAEFESLVDLVSYYEKHPLYRKMKLRYPINEETLEKMGTTELDYGALYEVRTPHFYVEANKMPMARCTVKALYDYKAQREDELSFCKQAIIHNVDKQDGGWWRGDYGGKKQLWFPANYVEEIVSTQAQEQDEASSENSPLGNFLKGFIDVPSCHVVISKDGRSSKPFVFTIHSQQMSHAAQSLDVAADTQEELSEWVAKIREATQNADARMQEGKIMERRKKIALELSELVVYCRPVPFDEDKIGTDKACYRDMSSFPETKAEKYANRSKGKKFLQYNRRQLSRIYPKGQRLDSSNYDPLPMWICGSQLVALNFQTPDKPMQLNQALFMLGGRSGYVLQPDIMRDETFDPFDKNSLKIVEPITVQLQILGARHLPKNGRSIVCPFVEVEVCGSEYDNSKNKTDVVADNGFNPVWLFKQFVFDINNPEFAFLRFVVYEEDMFSDPNFLAQATFPVKGLKTGYRSVPLKNSYTEDLELAALLIHIEIINAKEEDEENLYSSIQQLRDRASELSSQVSSYERTNNCDSRYQQRLDELRAAQERLMELTEVRNRKLMEKKKRDRQLVTKRS
- the LOC118163300 gene encoding 1-phosphatidylinositol 4,5-bisphosphate phosphodiesterase gamma-1-like isoform X3, with protein sequence MSVSRLNSVNGFLEDGRMEAGDMGRILRCLEMGTVLTLFYQKKSQRPERRTFQVKLETRQIIWSRTPEKVEGDIDIREIKEIRLGKNSRDFERYPEDARKLDFTMCFIILYGMDFRLRTLSVAAFCEEDINLWITGLNWLVADTQKAQTPLQIERWLRKQFDGMDRSREGSITVKDLKAMLPQVNYRVPNMRFLRDKLVEVEARNEMTFSHFIQFYKNLMFDAQKSVIEQLELSFPLRNVDRPELCQVSLYDFQKFLLHDQKEPWASDVGMVRDYMCSYLKDGSSDAADPSFQLDEFLTYLFSKENMVMDPKYERVVPEEMNHPLSQYWISSSHNTYLTGDQFSSESSLEAYARCLRMGCRCIELDCWDGPDDLPIIYHGHTLTSKIKFLDVLHTIKEHAFVTSEFPIILSIEDHCSIVQQRNMASHFKKVFGDMLLTKPVDINADELPSPTQLKKKILIKHKKLVEGNLYEEVSTASYSENDISNSIKNGILYLEDPIDHTWSPHYFVLTSNKIYYSEETSRYQFNEDEEEVEQKEEFNNNELHFTEKWFHGKLGGGRDGRQIAEKLLHEYCTETGGKDGTFLVRESETFVGDYTLSFWRSNRVQHCRIHSRQEAGATKFYLTDNLVFDSLYSLICHYREVPLRCNEFEMRLTDPVPQPNAHESKEWYHASLTRLQAEHMLMRVPRDGAFLVRKRSEPNSYAISFRAEGKIKHCRIQQEGRLFMLGSSAEFESLVDLVSYYEKHPLYRKMKLRYPINEETLEKMGTTELDYGALYEVRTPHFYVEANKMPMARCTVKALYDYKAQREDELSFCKQAIIHNVDKQDGGWWRGDYGGKKQLWFPANYVEEIVSTQAQEQDEASSENSPLGNFLKGFIDVPSCHVEPSVGNVFKCPTQPSRWTWPRTRRRSSASGWPRSERPRRTPTPGCKRGRSWSGGRRLPWSSPSWSCIAAQCRLMRTRLARTRRATGTCPPSRRPRQRSTPTAARARSSCSTTGASSAASTPKGSAWTPPTTTRCPCGSAAASWWPSTSRRPTSRCS
- the LOC118163300 gene encoding 1-phosphatidylinositol 4,5-bisphosphate phosphodiesterase gamma-1-like isoform X2, giving the protein MSVSRLNSVNGFLEDGRMEAGDMGRILRCLEMGTVLTLFYQKKSQRPERRTFQVKLETRQIIWSRTPEKVEGDIDIREIKEIRLGKNSRDFERYPEDARKLDFTMCFIILYGMDFRLRTLSVAAFCEEDINLWITGLNWLVADTQKAQTPLQIERWLRKQFDGMDRSREGSITVKDLKAMLPQVNYRVPNMRFLRDKLVEVEARNEMTFSHFIQFYKNLMFDAQKSVIEQLELSFPLRNVDRPELCQVSLYDFQKFLLHDQKEPWASDVGMVRDYMCSYLKDGSSDAADPSFQLDEFLTYLFSKENMVMDPKYERVVPEEMNHPLSQYWISSSHNTYLTGDQFSSESSLEAYARCLRMGCRCIELDCWDGPDDLPIIYHGHTLTSKIKFLDVLHTIKEHAFVTSEFPIILSIEDHCSIVQQRNMASHFKKVFGDMLLTKPVDINADELPSPTQLKKKILIKHKKLVEGNLYEEVSTASYSENDISNSIKNGILYLEDPIDHTWSPHYFVLTSNKIYYSEETSRYQFNEDEEEVEQKEEFNNNELHFTEKWFHGKLGGGRDGRQIAEKLLHEYCTETGGKDGTFLVRESETFVGDYTLSFWRSNRVQHCRIHSRQEAGATKFYLTDNLVFDSLYSLICHYREVPLRCNEFEMRLTDPVPQPNAHESKEWYHASLTRLQAEHMLMRVPRDGAFLVRKRSEPNSYAISFRAEGKIKHCRIQQEGRLFMLGSSAEFESLVDLVSYYEKHPLYRKMKLRYPINEETLEKMGTTELDYGALYEVRTPHFYVEANKMPMARCTVKALYDYKAQREDELSFCKQAIIHNVDKQDGGWWRGDYGGKKQLWFPANYVEEIVSTQAQEQDEASSENSPLGNFLKGFIDVPSCHVEPSVGNVFNRCPTQPSRWTWPRTRRRSSASGWPRSERPRRTPTPGCKRGRSWSGGRRLPWSSPSWSCIAAQCRLMRTRLARTRRATGTCPPSRRPRQRSTPTAARARSSCSTTGASSAASTPKGSAWTPPTTTRCPCGSAAASWWPSTSRRPTSRCS